Proteins from a single region of Pseudarthrobacter sp. NIBRBAC000502772:
- a CDS encoding DUF58 domain-containing protein has product MSSSTPLTRLAERLRQPFHRNGRPTRLHPSSVWAEATSTAGLALTPAWEKVRGLWLRYVWPVLSVVSVLGWSVLAASILLWTAGQAFGWQEAKAAAIAAFVLFLIAIGFILGRSSYGVILDLARTRVAVGDSAVGSIAVSNTSARPLLPAALELPVGIATAVFHLPRMKPAQVHEDLFTIPTARRAVIVVGPVRSVRADPLHLLRRQVLWTEPEDLFVHPKTVALAGSAAGFIRDLEGMPTTDLSSADVSFHALRDYVPGDDRRHIHWKTTARTNKLMVRQFEETRRAHLAISLSINTDEYASEQEFEMAISAAASIGRQAIREQRELDVLTQKGPLRCETGRNMLDDMTRIAGAPMRRTAVDLARTLADTVPNASVVFFVVGSNVTPSQLRSAAASVPLGVRSLAVRLQIGAAPGRANIADLTVLTLGDLADLAIVLRKAAA; this is encoded by the coding sequence ATGTCCAGCAGCACTCCGTTGACCCGGCTTGCTGAACGTCTCCGGCAACCCTTCCACCGGAACGGCAGACCCACCAGGCTGCATCCCTCATCCGTGTGGGCCGAGGCCACCAGCACCGCCGGCCTCGCCCTCACACCCGCGTGGGAGAAGGTCCGCGGCCTGTGGCTGCGCTACGTGTGGCCTGTCCTGTCGGTGGTCAGTGTCCTGGGCTGGTCGGTTCTGGCCGCGTCCATCCTGCTGTGGACTGCCGGTCAGGCCTTCGGCTGGCAGGAGGCCAAAGCGGCGGCCATCGCGGCGTTTGTCCTTTTCCTGATCGCCATTGGGTTCATCCTGGGCCGGTCCTCCTACGGTGTGATCCTGGACCTTGCCCGGACCCGTGTGGCCGTGGGGGACAGTGCGGTCGGAAGCATCGCCGTCTCCAACACCTCGGCCAGGCCCCTGCTGCCGGCCGCCCTGGAACTGCCGGTGGGCATTGCCACCGCCGTCTTCCACCTGCCCAGGATGAAGCCCGCGCAGGTGCACGAGGACCTTTTCACCATTCCAACCGCCCGCCGCGCCGTCATCGTGGTGGGACCTGTCCGCTCGGTCCGGGCCGACCCCCTGCACCTCCTCCGCCGCCAGGTGCTGTGGACCGAGCCGGAGGACCTGTTTGTGCACCCGAAGACAGTGGCCCTGGCCGGTTCCGCGGCGGGATTCATCCGCGACCTCGAGGGCATGCCCACCACCGACCTGTCCAGCGCGGACGTGTCCTTCCATGCCCTGCGGGACTACGTGCCGGGCGATGACCGGCGGCACATCCACTGGAAGACCACCGCGCGGACCAACAAGCTGATGGTGCGCCAGTTCGAGGAGACGCGGCGCGCCCACCTGGCCATCTCGCTGTCGATCAACACGGACGAGTACGCCTCGGAGCAGGAATTCGAAATGGCCATCTCAGCGGCTGCCTCGATCGGCCGGCAGGCCATCCGCGAGCAGCGCGAGCTGGACGTCCTGACGCAAAAGGGGCCGCTGCGCTGTGAAACCGGGCGGAACATGCTGGATGACATGACACGGATCGCCGGGGCACCCATGCGCCGGACCGCCGTCGACCTCGCCCGGACACTGGCAGACACCGTCCCCAACGCGTCGGTGGTCTTTTTTGTGGTGGGCAGCAACGTGACACCCTCCCAGCTCCGATCGGCCGCGGCCTCCGTGCCGCTCGGCGTCAGGAGCCTGGCCGTGCGCCTCCAAATCGGGGCTGCACCGGGCCGCGCCAACATCGCAGACCTGACAGTGCTGACCCTCGGCGACCTCGCTGACCTCGCCATCGTCCTCAGAAAGGCGGCCGCATGA
- a CDS encoding Ig-like domain-containing protein, with translation MTSLLGKFGLRKRYNKIVVGSAFAAAGAVLVAGAIIYPGFKTTEVELNDGGVWVVSKSKNAVGRLNYPSRVLDGAVTPASTTFDILQSAGDVFVDDESGSTLNQVSPANMRLGGDKQLPGSAEVSFGASVISVTDAASGKVWAVSPSTVNGFDQEASEPVMVGSEGLVSAVGTDDRIYSADPKSGAVTVTEVDANGEVVSTDSSTWGDLKGAGDLQITVVGDKPVVLDAAAGRLFLPGGKRLQLENARDAKLQQGGPASDFVAVSTQKALLKQPLDGSTAKTVTFDGEGVPAAPVQLAGCVHAAWSGANKYVRDCTNDADDKNVDVPKASASPSYVFRVNRDLVVLNDVNSGNVWLVNQNMQLVNNWDDVVPPKNESDEQDQESADNNTINVLPDRTKPNRPPETKPDTLGVRPGRTTILSVLDNDSDPDGDVLTAAVGDSGPKAGTLESIYGGTAFQISVPADAQPGAETFSYNAADGRGLSAGGQVTLNVVAADENKPPAFKRGGDSTTMLVEQGKTVSQNILTDWVDPDGDDLVLLDAKADNDQDQVKVRRDGLLTFQDSGATAGKKNVEVTIWDGRATVTGKVVVNVQPPGALAPVVNADHVTAVVGQDLVIAPLKNDVDPNGGALRLAQVEANGPAELGPVTDGGTFTFRSTTPGPVYLTYIASNGPQSSQGLIRVDVESGKDAGDPVAVHDVALMPTGGSVLLDPLANDSDPSGGVLVLQSVKLPDNTTASVSVIDHSVLRITDVLGTKDPFLFEYTMSNGRKSATGSVSVVPVPAPAVVEAPQPKPDEVNVRVNDVVTIPVLDNDTHPQGLELSVDPILPQSVDELDGKSFVSENTLRFIAGPQPKTVRAIYNAADPQGQKSAAAVTIHILPLEGAENSRPQPQNLTARVVAAGTVRIPVPLDGIDPDGDSVQLTGIDSTPAMGTATVGSNFIDFTAAGDGAGTDTFRYKVVDRQGAVNTGTVTVGIAPRGETNQNPTPVDDEVKVRPGRQIAVDATGNDTDPDGDIIRILTDGIEADDALQATVSKTSGRIILTAPGAAGTVNVRYTIADDRDATAQATIRVVVDNEVPLKAPIARDDRVTSAQAMGKTAVDVPVLKNDEDPDGVGENLKLSTESLTARPGPDGTMMVDLTEQPQLIPYTVEDVDGQKSTAIIWAPGLGQQVPTLAKDEVIEVIAGQSVNVDLKEWVKVREGRSPRLTQTDRIKLIGSDGGNPVSGDGTALKYTAGVDYVGPGSLSFEVTDGTGPDDPAGLKSTLSIRTKVLPDPNRNNPPELLGANVEVPKGESADLALSRLTSDPDRDDLDNMKYELVGGSPASFNARIDGKILKTSVDGATATGTTGAVQVKAKDSRGLEATATYQLAVTASNRPKPVANDDLEPNAAAGKPVTVKVLANDANPFPETALKIISASTETGQGSATVSGDSVTVTPSSGFTGTMVVAYTVADKTGDDSRNATARIRLTVKDKPLAPTTPQAQSVGDKTALLNWSAPADRGAPITKYTVYGESGFRQDCPANTCTLTGLVNNTKYHFEVTATNEFGESERSPASAEVRPDVKPDTPLAPTLKFGDKQLSVNWVAPASKGSPVKTYDLEISPAPPGQNAQIQNLAAVSYVWKGLQNGVSYKVRVLARNDAKDPSEWSAYSAAEVPAGVPATPAAPTATQAGQLGSTSQLKVSWTAPNNNGDAVSSYTLTTLQGGAVVATQPVPSGTTQNVTVDNSESDYTFTVSATNKAGTSGTSNPSAQIRAAGKPGQVSSGTVADTGSSGQLRVTFTPLTQAQRNGSTDTEIQYTYNADGKSGSIQAGGGTIGGLTNGRDITVTIIATSTKNNVSGDAKAIGTGNPYGPPNAPNVNGMTSPKGDGQVHWSWNNPNTNGRPLNRYEVSMDSGGWQNVGQATSFDAGGGGWGKSHNLRVRAVTVVDGAIGGPATSTSGADPTPPPAPTRVRVKPGDNNSCPGKPGVPDRYSNVGGDARCGSSDANWVSTSDGWIDSACWMNIYGSSESSNPASYYKWYRMDGGPHPGWYVKLATIDISGADVGRC, from the coding sequence GTGACATCACTGCTGGGGAAGTTCGGTCTCAGGAAGCGCTACAACAAAATCGTCGTCGGCTCGGCTTTTGCCGCGGCCGGCGCCGTGCTGGTTGCCGGTGCGATCATCTATCCGGGGTTTAAGACCACTGAGGTGGAGTTGAACGACGGCGGCGTGTGGGTGGTTTCCAAGTCCAAGAATGCGGTGGGTCGGCTGAATTATCCGTCGCGGGTTTTGGATGGTGCGGTGACACCGGCGAGTACCACTTTCGATATTCTCCAGAGCGCTGGGGATGTGTTTGTGGATGATGAGTCGGGTTCGACGTTGAACCAGGTTTCTCCTGCGAATATGCGTCTGGGCGGGGACAAGCAGTTGCCGGGTTCGGCGGAAGTGAGCTTCGGTGCCAGCGTGATCTCGGTTACGGACGCCGCATCGGGGAAGGTCTGGGCGGTGTCGCCGTCCACCGTAAATGGTTTTGACCAGGAAGCCTCCGAACCTGTGATGGTTGGCTCCGAAGGCCTGGTCTCCGCAGTCGGTACCGATGACCGGATCTACAGTGCCGATCCCAAGTCGGGCGCGGTGACTGTCACGGAGGTGGACGCGAACGGCGAAGTGGTGTCCACCGATTCCAGTACCTGGGGTGACCTTAAGGGTGCAGGGGACCTGCAGATCACGGTGGTGGGGGATAAGCCGGTGGTGTTGGATGCTGCTGCAGGGAGGCTGTTCCTGCCGGGCGGTAAGCGGCTGCAGTTGGAGAATGCGCGGGATGCGAAGCTGCAGCAGGGCGGTCCGGCGAGTGATTTTGTGGCGGTTTCGACGCAGAAGGCGTTGTTGAAGCAGCCGCTGGACGGGTCAACGGCGAAGACGGTCACTTTTGATGGCGAGGGTGTGCCGGCGGCTCCGGTGCAGCTGGCCGGGTGTGTGCATGCGGCGTGGTCCGGGGCGAACAAGTATGTCCGGGACTGCACCAATGACGCTGATGATAAGAACGTTGACGTGCCAAAGGCGAGCGCATCGCCGTCGTACGTATTCCGGGTGAACCGGGACCTGGTGGTCCTGAACGACGTGAATTCGGGGAATGTGTGGCTGGTGAACCAGAACATGCAGCTCGTGAACAACTGGGACGACGTTGTTCCTCCGAAGAACGAATCCGACGAGCAGGACCAGGAATCGGCGGACAACAACACCATCAACGTCCTGCCGGACCGCACCAAACCGAACCGGCCGCCGGAAACCAAACCGGACACCCTGGGCGTTCGCCCCGGGCGGACCACTATCCTCAGCGTCCTGGACAACGATTCCGATCCTGACGGCGACGTCCTGACCGCCGCCGTCGGCGATTCAGGTCCCAAAGCCGGAACGCTGGAAAGCATCTACGGCGGCACCGCGTTCCAGATCTCCGTTCCCGCGGACGCCCAGCCCGGCGCCGAGACGTTCAGCTACAACGCAGCCGACGGCCGGGGACTCTCAGCCGGCGGACAGGTCACGCTCAACGTGGTGGCAGCCGATGAAAACAAGCCGCCCGCATTCAAGCGCGGCGGAGACTCCACCACCATGCTGGTGGAGCAGGGTAAAACCGTCAGCCAGAACATCCTCACCGACTGGGTGGATCCCGACGGCGACGACCTCGTCCTGCTGGACGCCAAGGCAGACAACGACCAGGACCAGGTCAAGGTCCGCCGTGACGGACTGCTCACCTTCCAGGACTCCGGAGCCACCGCCGGCAAGAAAAACGTGGAAGTCACCATCTGGGACGGCCGGGCAACGGTCACCGGAAAAGTCGTGGTGAACGTCCAGCCGCCGGGCGCCCTGGCGCCGGTGGTCAACGCCGATCACGTCACTGCCGTGGTGGGCCAGGACCTGGTGATCGCGCCGCTGAAAAACGACGTCGATCCCAACGGCGGCGCCCTCCGCCTCGCGCAGGTGGAGGCCAACGGTCCTGCCGAACTGGGCCCCGTCACCGACGGCGGTACCTTCACGTTCCGCAGCACCACTCCCGGTCCCGTCTACCTGACCTACATCGCCAGCAACGGCCCGCAGAGCAGCCAGGGCCTGATCCGGGTTGATGTGGAGTCCGGCAAGGACGCCGGTGACCCCGTGGCGGTCCATGACGTTGCGCTGATGCCCACCGGAGGCAGTGTGCTGCTGGACCCGCTGGCCAACGACTCGGATCCTTCCGGCGGCGTGCTGGTGCTGCAGTCCGTGAAACTCCCGGACAACACCACGGCCTCGGTCAGCGTGATCGACCACAGCGTCCTGCGCATCACCGACGTGCTGGGCACCAAGGACCCGTTCCTTTTTGAATACACCATGTCCAACGGCAGGAAATCAGCCACCGGCAGCGTCTCCGTGGTCCCCGTCCCGGCCCCCGCCGTCGTCGAGGCCCCCCAGCCCAAACCCGACGAAGTGAACGTCAGGGTCAACGACGTCGTCACCATACCGGTGCTGGACAACGACACGCACCCGCAGGGCCTGGAACTGAGCGTGGACCCCATCCTTCCGCAGTCCGTGGATGAACTGGACGGCAAGAGCTTCGTCTCGGAAAACACCCTGCGCTTCATCGCCGGGCCGCAGCCCAAGACGGTGCGCGCCATCTACAATGCCGCGGACCCGCAGGGGCAGAAGAGCGCCGCCGCCGTCACCATCCACATCCTTCCGCTGGAGGGGGCCGAGAATTCGAGGCCGCAGCCTCAGAATCTCACCGCCCGCGTGGTGGCCGCCGGAACAGTTCGCATTCCCGTCCCGCTGGACGGCATCGATCCCGACGGCGACTCCGTTCAGCTAACGGGTATCGACAGCACCCCGGCCATGGGAACCGCCACCGTGGGCAGCAACTTCATCGACTTCACCGCTGCCGGCGACGGCGCCGGGACTGATACGTTCCGCTACAAGGTGGTGGACCGCCAGGGCGCCGTCAACACCGGAACCGTGACGGTGGGCATCGCCCCCCGTGGCGAAACGAACCAGAACCCCACCCCCGTGGATGACGAAGTGAAGGTCCGGCCGGGACGGCAGATCGCCGTCGACGCCACCGGCAACGACACCGATCCCGACGGCGACATCATCCGTATCCTCACGGACGGTATCGAGGCCGACGACGCCCTCCAGGCCACCGTCAGCAAGACCAGCGGCCGCATCATCCTGACCGCTCCCGGCGCTGCCGGGACGGTCAACGTCCGGTACACCATCGCCGACGACCGCGACGCCACCGCCCAGGCCACCATCCGCGTGGTGGTGGACAATGAGGTCCCGCTCAAGGCGCCCATTGCCCGCGACGACCGGGTCACCTCCGCCCAGGCGATGGGCAAGACTGCCGTGGACGTGCCGGTCCTCAAGAACGATGAAGACCCCGACGGCGTCGGCGAGAACCTCAAGCTCAGCACCGAGTCCCTCACCGCCCGCCCGGGGCCTGACGGCACCATGATGGTAGACCTGACCGAACAGCCCCAGCTGATCCCATACACGGTCGAGGACGTGGACGGCCAAAAGTCCACAGCCATCATCTGGGCGCCGGGGCTGGGGCAGCAGGTTCCCACCCTCGCCAAAGACGAGGTTATTGAGGTCATCGCCGGACAATCCGTGAACGTTGACCTCAAGGAATGGGTCAAGGTCCGGGAGGGACGCTCACCGCGCCTGACGCAGACTGACCGGATCAAGCTCATCGGTTCGGACGGCGGCAACCCGGTATCCGGTGACGGAACGGCGCTGAAGTACACCGCCGGCGTCGACTACGTTGGCCCGGGCTCGCTGAGCTTTGAGGTTACCGACGGCACCGGGCCGGATGATCCTGCAGGGCTGAAGTCCACCCTGAGCATCCGCACCAAAGTGCTGCCTGACCCCAACCGCAACAACCCGCCGGAACTCCTGGGCGCGAACGTTGAAGTGCCGAAGGGCGAGTCTGCGGACCTGGCCCTGAGCCGGTTGACCTCCGACCCGGACAGGGATGACCTGGACAACATGAAGTACGAACTGGTGGGTGGCAGCCCGGCCAGCTTTAATGCCCGGATAGACGGCAAGATCCTCAAGACATCCGTGGACGGCGCCACTGCCACCGGCACCACCGGTGCGGTCCAGGTGAAGGCCAAGGACTCCCGCGGGCTGGAGGCAACGGCCACCTACCAGCTGGCTGTCACTGCCTCCAACCGGCCCAAACCAGTGGCAAACGACGACCTGGAGCCGAACGCGGCCGCCGGGAAGCCGGTCACCGTGAAGGTCCTGGCCAACGACGCGAACCCTTTCCCCGAAACCGCCTTGAAGATTATTTCCGCATCAACCGAGACGGGTCAGGGCAGCGCAACGGTGTCCGGCGACTCGGTGACAGTGACGCCGTCGTCCGGTTTCACCGGGACCATGGTGGTTGCCTACACCGTGGCAGACAAGACAGGAGACGATTCCCGCAACGCGACCGCGCGAATCCGGCTTACCGTCAAGGACAAGCCCCTGGCACCGACTACCCCGCAGGCGCAGAGCGTCGGCGATAAGACTGCCCTGCTCAACTGGTCTGCCCCGGCAGACCGCGGTGCGCCCATTACCAAGTACACGGTCTACGGCGAATCGGGCTTCAGGCAGGACTGTCCGGCGAACACCTGCACGTTGACCGGGCTGGTCAACAACACGAAGTACCACTTCGAGGTCACCGCTACTAACGAGTTCGGCGAATCTGAACGTTCCCCGGCCTCTGCCGAGGTACGCCCGGACGTCAAGCCGGACACGCCCCTGGCGCCGACCCTGAAGTTCGGTGACAAGCAGCTTTCCGTGAACTGGGTGGCACCGGCCAGCAAGGGATCACCCGTCAAAACCTACGATCTGGAAATCTCGCCGGCCCCGCCGGGGCAGAACGCCCAGATCCAGAACCTGGCAGCGGTGAGCTATGTCTGGAAGGGCCTCCAGAACGGCGTCTCCTACAAGGTCCGGGTCCTGGCCCGCAATGATGCCAAGGATCCGTCCGAGTGGAGCGCGTACTCCGCGGCTGAAGTCCCGGCCGGTGTGCCAGCCACCCCGGCCGCACCGACGGCGACCCAGGCGGGCCAGCTGGGATCCACAAGCCAGCTGAAGGTCAGCTGGACGGCGCCGAACAACAACGGCGACGCCGTCTCCTCCTACACGCTGACCACCCTGCAGGGCGGGGCCGTGGTTGCCACGCAGCCGGTACCTTCAGGTACCACCCAGAACGTCACGGTGGACAACTCCGAGTCCGACTACACCTTCACCGTTTCGGCCACCAACAAGGCGGGCACCAGCGGCACCAGCAACCCGTCGGCCCAGATCCGGGCAGCCGGCAAGCCAGGCCAGGTAAGCAGCGGAACCGTGGCGGATACCGGCTCCAGCGGACAGCTCAGGGTGACATTTACGCCGCTGACCCAGGCCCAGCGGAATGGCTCGACGGACACCGAAATCCAGTACACGTACAACGCAGACGGCAAGTCGGGAAGCATCCAGGCCGGCGGCGGAACCATCGGTGGCCTCACTAACGGCCGGGACATCACGGTCACCATCATCGCGACATCCACCAAGAACAACGTGTCCGGGGACGCCAAAGCCATCGGTACCGGCAACCCCTACGGTCCGCCGAACGCACCCAACGTCAACGGCATGACTTCGCCCAAGGGCGACGGCCAGGTGCATTGGTCCTGGAACAACCCCAACACCAACGGCCGCCCGCTCAACCGCTACGAAGTGAGCATGGACAGTGGCGGCTGGCAGAATGTGGGCCAGGCCACCAGCTTCGACGCCGGCGGCGGAGGCTGGGGCAAGAGCCATAACCTGCGTGTCCGTGCCGTGACCGTGGTGGACGGTGCTATTGGCGGACCCGCCACCTCCACGTCCGGGGCCGATCCCACCCCGCCGCCAGCACCCACCAGGGTTCGCGTCAAGCCCGGCGACAACAACAGCTGCCCGGGCAAGCCGGGGGTTCCGGACCGCTACAGCAACGTGGGCGGGGACGCACGGTGCGGTTCATCCGACGCGAACTGGGTGTCCACCTCGGACGGCTGGATTGACAGCGCCTGCTGGATGAACATTTACGGCTCCAGCGAATCGTCCAACCCGGCGTCCTACTACAAGTGGTACCGCATGGACGGCGGCCCCCACCCGGGCTGGTACGTCAAGCTCGCCACTATCGATATCAGCGGCGCGGACGTCGGCAGATGCTGA
- a CDS encoding MoxR family ATPase, translated as MTMTTEQAEWFAGTFDKLVANVGQAVLGKDHVIRLTFTAMLAEGHVLFEDAPGTGKTMLARAMAATVQGSNNRIQFTPDLLPSDVTGVTIYDQKTQKFEFHKGPIFNNIVLADEINRASPKTQSALLEVMEESRVTVDGVTYEAGRPFMVMATQNPIEQAGTYRLPEAQLDRFLIKTSIGYPDHASTVQLLGGSNLKDRSKEISAVITTQAVADMADLAATVHVDTAVLEYISRLCEETRSAPETRLGVSVRGAIAMVRAAKVWAAGQGRNFVLPDDIKELAAVVWTHRFVMDPEAEFSGATPEAVLARVLSDVAAPQQRAAV; from the coding sequence ATGACCATGACCACCGAGCAGGCCGAATGGTTTGCAGGCACTTTCGACAAGCTCGTTGCCAACGTGGGACAGGCGGTCCTGGGCAAGGACCACGTCATCCGGCTCACCTTCACCGCGATGCTGGCGGAGGGCCATGTGCTGTTTGAGGACGCCCCCGGCACCGGCAAGACCATGCTGGCCCGGGCGATGGCCGCAACCGTCCAGGGGTCCAATAACCGCATCCAGTTCACCCCCGACCTCCTGCCCTCGGACGTCACGGGTGTGACCATCTACGACCAGAAAACGCAGAAGTTCGAGTTCCACAAGGGACCGATCTTCAACAACATCGTCCTGGCCGATGAGATCAACCGTGCTTCGCCGAAGACGCAGTCGGCACTGCTGGAGGTCATGGAGGAATCCCGGGTCACCGTGGACGGCGTCACCTACGAGGCCGGCCGGCCGTTTATGGTGATGGCCACCCAGAACCCGATCGAGCAGGCCGGTACGTACCGCCTGCCCGAGGCGCAGCTGGACCGCTTCCTGATCAAGACCTCCATCGGCTATCCGGACCACGCGTCCACGGTCCAGCTGCTCGGCGGCTCGAACCTGAAGGACCGCTCCAAGGAGATCTCCGCAGTTATTACCACGCAGGCCGTGGCGGACATGGCGGACCTCGCTGCCACCGTGCACGTGGACACGGCGGTCCTCGAATACATCTCCCGGCTCTGCGAAGAGACCCGCAGCGCGCCTGAGACCCGGCTGGGCGTTTCCGTGCGTGGCGCCATCGCCATGGTCCGCGCCGCCAAGGTCTGGGCCGCGGGGCAGGGACGGAACTTCGTCCTGCCTGACGACATCAAGGAACTGGCCGCCGTTGTGTGGACGCACCGGTTTGTGATGGACCCGGAGGCCGAGTTCTCCGGCGCCACCCCCGAGGCCGTCCTGGCCCGGGTCCTGTCCGACGTCGCGGCACCGCAGCAGCGCGCCGCCGTCTGA
- a CDS encoding transglutaminase-like domain-containing protein has product MSSAPGLRPRPQQRQYESSFADGQPLWHFVLDAGALAVLLGLGLLGFSLSFGGDPYYLVSGFGGILLGLGIAAANAHLRLGLLITSALALGAYLVFGTLLAVPDAAIAGFVPSLDSLRTLLPGVVFAWKDMLTVGVPVGSAGGVLIVPFLSSLLAALVAGILTWRLKTPYWPLLPVLVLFVTGIAFSTNAAFLTVERGIGLTVMAIAWATFRRDALRRSDTRKVSVNRPQTDAATAQRAKLRRLGTAAAVIAASVAITAVAAPLVTASGDRKVLRNVVVPPFDPKDYVTPLASFRTFVKDKKDDTLFVVKGLPRDGRVRLGALDAFNGTNYNMDPNGSGSFSKVGDTESINTLADTSGIVPSNDYSIDITIEDYQGYFVPGGRKTTGLSFDQSASAAASGLYFNAGTDTAVTTRGLSKGDSYSVQVSDPVKLEHGQLTQYDFAKITLPDAVEVPPVVGSQANDLSADAPTAIDRVRQIEAHFQKTGAFSNGLVADGQLPSVSGHSSSRIRNLLTAKQMLGDDEQYAVSMSLMLRHLGIPSRVVMGFYPDPTSPENGAGEVKVTGKDVHAWVEVAFDRVGWVSFDPTPPKDNVPIPPDPENKSKPKPQVLQPPPPPQEPADLPPDSSPDALDADEKKNNPWLFWGALLGALGIALIPLSILALPLLLIALLKSRRRKARLTEGHPAQRVGGGWNEVVSLATDLGAGIDSRATRRESAVVLADSFPATGQTTTMLAHRADASIFGVGQPSEEEVREYWTIVDGSLREMTGTLGFWRRQRARFSPRSLLADGRNALKLRGAKPRGARLGLGPLLRPSGEGSPGWRSATGMVGTGPAAAGTPNPAVQDSGPGTAAASEPDESTVLRNPGRKNPTES; this is encoded by the coding sequence ATGAGCTCCGCCCCGGGCCTCCGGCCACGCCCGCAGCAGCGGCAGTACGAATCATCGTTCGCCGACGGCCAGCCGCTCTGGCATTTTGTGCTCGACGCCGGCGCCCTCGCCGTCCTGCTGGGGTTGGGCCTGCTGGGCTTCAGCCTCAGCTTCGGCGGAGACCCGTACTATCTGGTCTCGGGCTTCGGAGGCATCCTCCTGGGCCTCGGCATCGCCGCCGCCAACGCGCACCTGCGCCTGGGTTTGTTGATCACTTCAGCCCTCGCACTTGGGGCCTACCTGGTGTTCGGCACGCTCCTCGCAGTCCCGGACGCTGCGATTGCCGGCTTTGTTCCCAGCCTTGACTCCTTGCGGACGCTGCTCCCTGGGGTTGTGTTCGCCTGGAAGGACATGCTCACGGTGGGCGTTCCGGTAGGGTCTGCCGGCGGCGTCCTGATCGTCCCGTTCCTGAGTTCGCTGCTCGCCGCCTTGGTTGCCGGCATCCTCACCTGGCGGCTGAAAACCCCGTACTGGCCACTGCTTCCCGTGCTGGTGCTTTTCGTCACGGGCATAGCTTTCAGCACCAACGCTGCCTTCCTCACCGTGGAGCGCGGCATCGGACTCACCGTCATGGCGATTGCCTGGGCCACCTTCCGCCGTGACGCGCTGCGGCGCAGCGACACGCGAAAAGTCTCAGTCAACCGTCCGCAGACCGATGCGGCCACAGCCCAGCGGGCCAAGCTCCGCCGGCTGGGCACGGCCGCTGCCGTGATCGCCGCAAGCGTCGCCATTACCGCGGTGGCGGCACCCCTGGTCACCGCCAGCGGTGACCGCAAGGTCCTGCGCAACGTGGTGGTTCCGCCGTTCGATCCCAAGGACTACGTCACGCCCCTGGCAAGCTTCCGGACGTTCGTCAAGGACAAGAAAGACGACACGCTGTTCGTGGTCAAAGGACTGCCCCGGGACGGCCGCGTCCGACTGGGGGCTTTGGATGCCTTCAACGGCACCAACTACAACATGGATCCCAACGGCTCCGGCAGCTTCAGCAAGGTGGGCGACACCGAGTCCATCAACACCCTGGCCGACACCTCGGGCATCGTCCCCTCGAATGACTACTCCATCGACATCACCATCGAGGATTACCAGGGCTACTTTGTCCCGGGAGGCCGGAAGACCACCGGCCTGAGCTTTGACCAGAGTGCCTCCGCCGCGGCGTCGGGCCTGTATTTCAACGCGGGCACAGACACGGCCGTGACCACGCGGGGCCTGTCCAAGGGCGATTCCTACAGCGTCCAGGTGTCCGATCCCGTGAAGCTCGAACACGGTCAGTTGACGCAGTACGACTTCGCGAAGATTACGCTGCCGGACGCCGTCGAGGTCCCGCCGGTGGTGGGGTCACAGGCCAACGACCTCTCGGCCGATGCGCCCACCGCGATTGACCGGGTCCGCCAGATCGAGGCGCATTTCCAAAAGACGGGCGCCTTCAGCAACGGCCTCGTCGCTGACGGCCAGCTGCCCAGCGTTTCCGGCCACAGCTCGTCGCGGATCAGGAACCTGCTGACCGCCAAGCAGATGCTCGGCGACGACGAACAGTATGCCGTGTCCATGTCGCTGATGCTCCGCCACCTGGGCATCCCGTCACGCGTGGTCATGGGCTTCTACCCCGATCCAACCAGCCCGGAGAACGGCGCCGGCGAGGTAAAGGTCACGGGAAAGGATGTCCACGCCTGGGTTGAGGTGGCCTTCGACCGGGTGGGCTGGGTCAGTTTCGACCCCACACCGCCCAAGGACAACGTCCCCATCCCGCCGGACCCCGAAAACAAGTCCAAACCCAAGCCCCAGGTGCTGCAGCCGCCGCCCCCGCCGCAGGAACCGGCCGATCTGCCGCCGGATTCCTCGCCGGACGCCCTGGACGCCGACGAGAAGAAAAACAATCCGTGGCTCTTCTGGGGTGCCCTGCTCGGGGCCCTGGGCATTGCCCTGATCCCGCTGTCCATCCTTGCCCTGCCGCTGCTGCTGATCGCGCTCCTTAAATCACGACGCCGGAAGGCCCGCCTCACGGAGGGGCACCCGGCCCAGCGTGTGGGCGGCGGCTGGAACGAGGTGGTGAGCCTCGCCACTGATTTGGGCGCCGGCATCGACAGCCGTGCAACCCGGCGCGAAAGCGCAGTGGTGCTTGCCGACTCGTTCCCGGCCACCGGGCAGACCACCACCATGCTGGCGCACCGTGCGGACGCCTCCATCTTCGGCGTTGGCCAGCCCAGCGAGGAGGAGGTCCGGGAATACTGGACCATCGTGGACGGCTCGCTGAGGGAGATGACCGGGACGTTGGGGTTCTGGCGACGCCAGCGGGCCCGCTTCTCGCCCCGGTCGCTGCTGGCTGATGGCCGCAACGCCCTTAAGCTGCGCGGCGCAAAGCCGCGTGGCGCAAGGCTCGGGCTGGGCCCGCTTCTGCGTCCGTCCGGCGAGGGTTCCCCCGGATGGCGGTCCGCCACCGGTATGGTGGGGACCGGCCCGGCCGCTGCCGGAACCCCGAATCCGGCAGTTCAGGACAGCGGACCCGGAACGGCGGCGGCTTCCGAGCCTGATGAGTCCACCGTTCTGCGGAACCCTGGCAGGAAGAACCCCACTGAATCATGA